One Panicum virgatum strain AP13 chromosome 9K, P.virgatum_v5, whole genome shotgun sequence genomic region harbors:
- the LOC120647139 gene encoding protein BIG GRAIN 1-like, giving the protein MIPFPPHPLLSPARSLCSPPSQSPKQSSHTSAAHNTAQQLPPSSPSAPSQACIEQLRRAPLLPCSAVCSRRRWCAYQDVSFGCRLPGGMERWGDKGAAAPAPGRARRYADQPSFSSTLLDAIYKSMDEPDDGAAKKQTQDLHCSYYYKASLAGSYRASRAHAATSSSSECSSYGGFSSSEAESSHHRRLRPIRTSAAAAAAGEAPAPAPDKTKKAAKSKPGANIRAKLRDLRKPASPGARLAGFLNAIFNGKRAPPTPPSASLAAESACSTASSYSRSCLSKTPSTRGQPKRTVRFVDSDGEAAAAVPAAGVERRRVQVGVVELERMLLHRMEMDSDEDDEDEESSDASSDLFELENFAAVAPAAGGAAAYRDELPVYETTRVVLNRAIGHGHGHGYAHGRSTRVV; this is encoded by the coding sequence ATGATTCCCTTCCCCCCTCACCCTCTTCTCTCCCCAGCTCGCTCACTCTGCTCTCCTCCAAGCCAAAGCCCAAAGCAGAGCTCCCACACTTCCGCCGCACACAACACAGCGCAGCAGCTACCACCAAGCTCGCCTTCCGCTCCCAGCCAGGCTTGCATTGAGCAGCTTCGGCGAGCGCCTCTGCTCCCGTGCTCTGCTGtctgctcgcggcggcggtggtgtgcgTATCAGGACGTGAGCTTTGGCTGTCGCCTGCCGGGCGGGATGGAGAGGTGGGGGGACAAgggggcggcggctccggcgccggGGAGGGCGAGGCGGTACGCCGACCAGCCGTCCTTCTCGTCCACGCTGCTCGACGCCATATACAAGTCCATGGACGAGCCCGACGACGGGGCGGCCAAGAAGCAGACCCAGGACCTGCACTGCAGCTACTACTACAAGGCGTCGCTGGCGGGGAGCTACCGCGCCAGCCGGGCGCACGCCGCCACGTCCAGCTCGTCCGAGTGCTCCAGCTACGGCGGCTTCTCCTCGTCCGAGGCGGAGTCGTCGCATCACCGCCGcctgcggcccatccgcacgagcgccgccgccgccgccgccggggaggcgcccgcgcccgcgccggacAAGACGAAGAAGGCCGCCAAGAGTAAGCCGGGGGCCAACATCCGCGCCAAGCTCAGGGACCTCCGCAAGCCGGCGTCCCCCGGCGCGCGGCTCGCGGGGTTCCTCAACGCCATCTTCAACGGCAagcgcgcgccgccgacgccgccctcgGCGTCGCTCGCGGCGGAGTCCGCGTGCTCCACGGCGTCCTCGTACTCGCGCTCCTGCCTCAGCAAGACGCCGTCCACGCGGGGCCAGCCGAAGCGCACCGTGCGGTTCGTGGAcagcgacggcgaggcggcggccgcggtgcCAGCCGCGGGCGTCGAGCGCCGGCGGGTGCAGGTCGGGGTGGTGGAGCTGGAGCGGATGCTGCTCCACAGGATGGAGATGGACAGcgatgaggacgacgaggatGAGGAGAGCAGCGACGCCAGCTCCGACCTGTTCGAGCTCGAGAACTTCGCGGCCGTCGCGCCGGCCGCTGGCGGGGCCGCTGCGTACAGGGACGAGTTGCCGGTGTACGAGACGACGAGGGTCGTGCTGAACCGCGCCATTGGccacgggcacgggcacggctaCGCGCACGGGAGGAGTACCAGAGtggtgtga
- the LOC120647138 gene encoding uncharacterized protein LOC120647138 → MRKDILLAKHHDSLLEKIENCEIATGRGLNQESSLARPGDTRWGSHLKTLLRILVMWEAILEVLEIVKKDSIKPTCTGGAFGLISKMESFDFVFIMHLMIEILSTTDTLSRALQRKDQDIVEAMHSIMSVKETLQDMRDNGWEPLFKRVKSFCDKNEIEVPDMDKEVNARGTSARRRQKIAPHGED, encoded by the exons ATGAGAAAGGATATCTTGCTTGCAAAACACCATGATAGTTTGTTAGAAAAAATAGAGAATTGTGAGATTGCCACCGGAAGAGGTTTAAACCAAGAAAGTAGCCTTGCTAGGCCTGGAGATACTAGATGGGGCTCCCATCTTAAAACATTGCTTCGTATTTTGGTTATGTGGGAGGCTATATTGGAGGTGCTTGAGATTGTGAAAAAAGATTCCATTAAACCTACATGTACTGGTGGTGCTTTTGGTCTGATTAGTAAAATGGAAAGCTTTGATTTTGTGTTCATCATGCATTTGATGATTGAAATATTGAGCACCACAGATACTTTGTCACGTGCTTTGCAAAGAAAGGATCAAGATATTGTCGAGGCAATGCATTCTATCATGAGTGTGAAAGAGACCTTGCAGGATATGAGGGACAATGGATGGGAGCCGTTATTCAAAAGAGTGAAGTCATTCTGTGATAAAAATGAGATTGAAGTGCCAGATATGGATAAGGAGGTAAATGCTAGAGGGACATCTGCACGTAGAAGGCAAAAG ATTGCTCCTCATGGGGAAGATTGA